A genomic segment from Micromonospora echinaurantiaca encodes:
- a CDS encoding cyclic nucleotide-binding domain-containing protein has protein sequence MTTLDVLRAHPFLAGLPEPWLPRLAGYARPVVWHPGHRLFRAGQPAQRCWLVRDGQVALDFAVPGRGDVEIEVIGPGGVLGWSWLFPPYRWQFGAVAVRRSTAVEFNAAGLRRLMESDDALGRQLTTRLMSVVVDRLHAARGRLMELYGYPTPEPTAG, from the coding sequence ATGACCACTCTCGACGTGCTCCGCGCGCACCCCTTCCTCGCCGGGCTCCCCGAGCCCTGGCTGCCCCGGCTGGCCGGGTACGCCCGCCCCGTGGTCTGGCACCCCGGGCACCGGCTGTTCCGCGCCGGCCAGCCGGCGCAGCGGTGCTGGTTGGTCCGCGACGGGCAGGTGGCGCTCGACTTCGCGGTGCCCGGCCGGGGCGACGTGGAGATCGAGGTGATCGGGCCGGGCGGGGTGCTCGGCTGGTCCTGGCTCTTCCCGCCGTACCGCTGGCAGTTCGGCGCGGTGGCGGTGCGGCGCAGCACCGCGGTGGAGTTCAACGCCGCCGGCCTGCGCCGGCTGATGGAGTCCGACGACGCGCTCGGCCGGCAGCTCACCACCCGGTTGATGAGCGTAGTGGTGGACCGCCTGCACGCCGCCCGGGGCCGGCTGATGGAGCTGTACGGCTACCCGACGCCGGAGCCGACCGCCGGCTGA